A DNA window from Gigantopelta aegis isolate Gae_Host chromosome 4, Gae_host_genome, whole genome shotgun sequence contains the following coding sequences:
- the LOC121372088 gene encoding uncharacterized protein LOC121372088, giving the protein MSDTEQSSEGEISPERYPTMASDIDTMVGKSAKETPRDEAESEQNNDARFTTEDNVSSAASSRQGRESQTSRLGSKEDNRDNGEDRTGLNQDSLDQEQNRPFADSQEGSTQQSEAESPLPASTSKLRILQELAQMQAADDAKKMQEKYNRQVEKEKILKQMEEERKRRGVTILPNVHQSRNSIEYHLKREIRSASNKERELLKEETERINLEIEAKHGLSKKKDTDFTALAANFYEGKKLATETLPDHIRRSMTSEEIADLRLVFDMFDLKEKGYITVTDLRRAAGMLGFKAKKKVFVDMIAELAKDSKGQVTFINFLDFIVRSQGEGPDPFDEILQGFRLLDTSKKGYLTFEDIREASDRLSLSLSNRAIREMMQEADKTGNGKVGQEDFIRLMMQTNTFKTNLAR; this is encoded by the exons ATGAGTGATACGGAACAGAGTAGTGAAGGAGAAATCAGTCCAGAAAGATACCCAACAATGGCGTCTGATATCGACACTATGGTTGGTAAGTCTGCAAAAGAAACGCCCAGGGATGAAGCGGAATCGGAACAAAATAATGATGCTCGGTTTACCACAGAAGATAATGTTTCATCCGCCGCGAGCAGCAGACAAGGTAGAGAAAGCCAGACCAGTAGGCTAGGTAGCAAAGAAGACAACCGTGACAACGGCGAAGACAGGACTGGTCTGAATCAGGATTCACTGGATCAGGAACAGAATCGTCCATTTGCTGATTCGCAAGAAGGTTCGACACAGCAGTCAGAAGCAGAGTCTCCTTTACCAGCATCCACGAGTAAGCTGCGGATATTACAAGAGCTCGCGCAGATGCAGGCTGCAGACGATGCCAAAAAGATGCAGGAGAAATATAACAGACAGGTCGAGAAAGagaaaattttaaaacagatggaagaagaaagaaagaggcGAGGCGTCACCATCTTGCCAAACGTGCATCAGAGCAGAAACTCTATAGAATACCACCTGAAAAGGGAAATACGCTCAGCATCCAATAAGGAGCGAGAACTGTTAAAGGAAGAGACAGAAAGGATAAATTTAGAAATCGAAGCTAAGCATGGTCTGTCGAAGAAGAAAGATACTGATTTCACGGCTCTGGCGGCTAACTTTTACGAGGGTAAGAAACTAGCGACAGAGACGTTACCAGATCATATCAGGCGTTCCATGACATCAGAGGAAATTGCGGACTTGCGTTTGGTCTTTGACATGTTCGATCTCAAGGAAAAGGG GTATATTACAGTTACGGATCTTCGCAGAGCAGCAGGGATGTTGGGATTCAAAGCGAAGAAAAAAGTATTTGTAGACATGATAG CTGAGCTGGCCAAAGACTCTAAAGGGCAAGTAACTTTCATCAACTTCCTCGACTTCATTGTTCGTAGTCAAGGAGAAGGTCCTGATCCTTTTGATGAGATTTTACAG ggTTTTCGCTTGTTGGACACGTCTAAAAAAGGATACTTGACATTCGAAGATATTCGAGAAGCGTCAGATCGACTCAGCCTTTCTCTGTCGAATCGCGCCATCCGAGAGATGATGCAGGAAGCAGACAAAACCGGAAACGGCAAGGTCGGGCAGGAAGACTTCATCCGATTGATGATGCAGACGAACACTTTCAAGACGAACTTAGCAAGATGA